Proteins encoded together in one Penicillium digitatum chromosome 1, complete sequence window:
- a CDS encoding SMP-30/Gluconolaconase/LRE-like region → MFNNAITFTAHDRRFGAIIGSSPTAELLVEDEDYPFAHEAGVFFPDTNNLFVTSNRCFGPNGQQKVHINRVDLNKRPITCEEIVTDIPMGNGGINYDKDHVLFCAQGTMTEPSGLYRMSIMAPYKPELLKGDFHGRSFNSVNDVVVHTDGSIWFTDPIYGSEQGYRPPPRLPNQVYRWCPNTGVIRVVADGFGRPNGICFSPDEQVVYITDTDRVHGDGSIDDQRVSSMLVTCDLLECWRLNSKG, encoded by the coding sequence ATGTTCAACAACGCGATTACCTTCACAGCCCATGACCGGCGATTCGGGGCGATCATTGGTTCATCTCCGACAGCAGAGCTTCTAGTGGAAGATGAAGACTATCCGTTTGCTCACGAAGCCGGGGTCTTTTTCCCTGACACCAATAACCTCTTCGTTACCAGCAACCGTTGTTTTGGTCCGAACGGACAGCAAAAAGTGCATATTAATCGCGTCGATCTGAATAAACGGCCAATCACCTGCGAGGAGATTGTTACTGATATTCCTATGGGTAACGGAGGCATCAATTATGATAAGGACCACGTTCTCTTCTGTGCACAAGGGACTATGACCGAGCCAAGCGGACTGTATCGGATGTCTATAATGGCGCCATACAAGCCGGAACTATTGAAAGGTGATTTCCACGGCCGATCGTTCAACTCTGTCAATGATGTGGTGGTACACACGGATGGTTCAATCTGGTTCACTGATCCTATATATGGCTCTGAGCAGGGTTACCGCCCTCCACCACGCCTGCCTAACCAGGTATACCGGTGGTGTCCAAACACCGGGGTTATCCGCGTAGTGGCTGATGGGTTCGGGAGACCGAATGGTATATGCTTCTCTCCGGATGAGCAGGTTGTTTATATCACCGATACAGACCGGGTACATGGAGACGGTAGCATCGATGACCAACGGGTATCCTCCATGTTAGTTACATGCGATCTTCTTGAATGCTGGAGATTGAATTCAAAGGGCTGA